The Seleniivibrio woodruffii genome window below encodes:
- a CDS encoding AAA family ATPase, with the protein MKFKSLTVQGFKSFVDKTVIEFPGGITCVIGPNGSGKSNILDAIRWIFGEQSAKELRGADMDDVIFAGSQHRKASGFAEVSLTLSELPENLTAKWGSFSEITVTRKHYRTGERDYLINGKKCRLKDIREIFYDSGLGTKSISIIEQGKVDKIIQSTPEDLRSFFEETAGVMRFKEGKKDAERRLNQTKDNLSRVTDILAEIRGQLETLTLQAEKVRRYRDLAKRQSSLQKSIIFHRYKKTFEELSEALQAINEMKINLSSHTEKFAKLTAAETALRQKAAELRRNFNEKNDAIIKAEAESGRAEADIRLLENEIEAAEKSKETLHSDIEFLQKKLGELTDRRAGILEAKASQSEKTASLQEKIDEIEERISGYETMREDIKEELFAADEEYLKTAHRASETRNAIFQNETMLGRYEKDKERLAQEKEESIRDTQFTENNIIVTEQEINRLRTEIETIDDTLDTYKEKYSELKDELNLLENKANEKKLEVNSARSKLAMLQNRLKAETSGQDNSALTEKFGGYLLLEKLSPTLVRELGDIIVFPSSKKDDVLRGVAEVKQTVRFVFDSDVQELLRNAENTVRADGAVIVNGLIYRKPGADDKREAVVRLQSEITQCTTELEDAENALEGISDQIPEISDSLETISDKLEELQQMKQTATLDIKDKERSIADIKQRHERMAKRAAIIDSEIANIDNEIKRSYEKIELYTKQNKDLSAQMADAEQRKEELSSKLEDIDAMYEDVRDEHSAYKVELRGVQESINGFVRELGFIDKDIAESTVKQNAAKNRLSQLLTSDIVNLKDRLEAKKGEFQDIIKKRHNLNEEKFRLDAQIAETEKEQEDTGRQIDKYNLEIRAIEDDIFDAEKKKERQEADITNLREAFEDKFQMDVKDFDMDIEDFQPVKAKTELTGIEREIDELGPLNMTAESEYNEIQERNEFLTKQKNDLEEAVASIHELIREMDENTTQIFSETFEGVKKNFVRVFSILFGQGTCELTLTNPDDVLNSGVEIFIQPPGKRLQNMNLMSGGEKAMGACTLLFALFLYRPTPFCFLDEIDAPLDDNNIDRFIRMVQTLSADTQFVIITHNQKTMAEADSIYGVTMQEPGVSRILSVVL; encoded by the coding sequence ATGAAATTCAAATCGCTTACGGTTCAGGGCTTTAAATCTTTTGTGGACAAGACCGTCATTGAGTTCCCCGGTGGGATAACCTGCGTTATCGGCCCCAACGGTTCCGGCAAAAGCAATATTCTGGACGCTATCAGGTGGATCTTCGGTGAGCAGAGCGCAAAGGAGCTACGGGGAGCGGACATGGACGATGTCATCTTCGCCGGCTCACAGCACAGAAAGGCATCCGGTTTTGCCGAAGTGTCGCTCACCCTTTCGGAACTGCCCGAAAACCTCACGGCGAAATGGGGCTCGTTCAGCGAGATAACCGTCACCAGAAAGCACTACCGCACAGGCGAAAGGGACTATCTGATCAACGGCAAAAAATGCCGTCTGAAAGACATCCGTGAAATATTCTACGACTCAGGCCTCGGAACAAAATCCATCTCCATAATCGAACAGGGAAAGGTCGACAAGATAATCCAGTCAACCCCAGAAGACCTCAGGTCTTTCTTTGAGGAGACAGCAGGGGTCATGCGCTTTAAAGAGGGCAAAAAGGATGCCGAACGCAGGCTTAATCAGACCAAGGACAACCTTAGCCGTGTCACCGACATTCTGGCGGAGATAAGGGGGCAGCTTGAAACCCTGACCTTGCAGGCGGAGAAGGTCCGCAGATACCGTGATCTGGCCAAACGCCAGTCCTCACTTCAGAAATCAATAATCTTCCACAGATATAAAAAGACATTCGAAGAGCTTTCCGAAGCTCTGCAAGCCATAAACGAGATGAAGATAAACCTTTCGTCTCACACCGAGAAGTTCGCAAAGCTCACAGCGGCGGAGACGGCACTGCGCCAGAAAGCGGCGGAGCTGAGAAGGAACTTCAACGAAAAGAACGACGCTATAATCAAGGCCGAAGCGGAATCGGGCAGAGCCGAAGCCGACATCAGGCTCCTTGAAAACGAGATAGAGGCCGCAGAAAAAAGCAAGGAAACCCTGCACAGCGACATAGAGTTTCTCCAGAAAAAACTGGGCGAACTCACCGACCGCAGAGCCGGAATCCTCGAAGCGAAGGCCTCCCAGAGCGAAAAGACAGCATCTCTTCAGGAAAAGATAGACGAGATAGAAGAGCGCATCAGCGGATATGAAACCATGCGCGAGGATATCAAAGAGGAGCTGTTCGCCGCCGACGAGGAATATCTGAAAACCGCCCACAGGGCATCGGAAACCAGAAACGCCATCTTCCAGAACGAAACCATGCTGGGACGCTATGAAAAGGACAAGGAGCGTCTGGCGCAGGAGAAGGAAGAGAGCATACGGGACACCCAGTTCACAGAAAACAACATAATCGTCACTGAGCAGGAGATAAACCGCCTGCGCACGGAAATTGAGACCATCGACGATACACTTGACACATATAAAGAAAAATACTCGGAGCTGAAAGACGAACTGAATCTGCTGGAGAACAAGGCTAATGAGAAGAAGCTGGAGGTAAACTCCGCACGCTCAAAACTTGCAATGCTCCAGAACAGGCTGAAGGCCGAAACATCCGGACAGGACAACTCGGCACTCACCGAAAAATTCGGCGGATATCTGCTCCTTGAAAAACTCAGCCCCACCCTCGTTCGTGAGCTGGGCGACATAATAGTCTTTCCATCCTCAAAAAAAGATGATGTCCTGCGGGGCGTTGCAGAGGTCAAGCAGACGGTCAGATTCGTTTTCGATTCCGACGTTCAGGAGCTTCTGCGCAACGCGGAGAACACCGTAAGAGCCGACGGAGCCGTTATCGTCAACGGACTTATCTACAGAAAACCCGGTGCGGACGACAAGCGGGAGGCTGTGGTCAGGCTCCAGAGTGAGATAACCCAGTGCACAACGGAACTGGAGGACGCAGAAAATGCTCTGGAAGGCATAAGCGATCAGATCCCGGAAATCTCAGACAGTCTGGAGACCATCTCCGACAAGCTGGAAGAGCTTCAGCAGATGAAGCAGACGGCAACTCTGGACATAAAGGACAAGGAACGCAGCATAGCCGACATTAAACAGAGACACGAGCGCATGGCGAAGCGTGCGGCCATTATCGACAGCGAGATAGCCAACATCGACAACGAGATCAAGCGCAGTTACGAAAAAATAGAACTCTACACCAAGCAGAACAAAGACCTCTCTGCCCAGATGGCCGATGCCGAACAGCGCAAAGAGGAACTCAGCAGCAAGCTGGAAGACATAGACGCAATGTATGAGGACGTAAGGGACGAACACTCGGCCTATAAGGTTGAACTGAGAGGCGTTCAGGAGAGCATAAACGGTTTCGTGCGTGAACTTGGATTCATTGACAAGGATATAGCCGAATCAACCGTTAAGCAGAACGCCGCAAAAAACAGACTCTCCCAGCTTCTCACATCCGACATAGTAAACCTGAAAGACCGTCTGGAAGCCAAAAAAGGCGAGTTTCAGGATATCATCAAAAAGCGTCATAACCTTAACGAAGAGAAATTCCGACTGGATGCCCAGATCGCCGAAACCGAAAAGGAACAGGAGGACACGGGCAGGCAGATCGACAAATATAACCTCGAAATAAGAGCCATCGAAGACGATATCTTTGACGCAGAGAAGAAGAAAGAGCGTCAGGAAGCTGATATAACCAACCTGCGTGAAGCGTTTGAAGATAAATTCCAGATGGATGTCAAAGATTTCGATATGGATATCGAGGACTTCCAGCCCGTTAAGGCCAAAACCGAGCTGACAGGCATCGAGCGTGAGATCGACGAGCTTGGCCCCCTGAACATGACAGCAGAATCCGAATATAACGAGATTCAGGAGCGCAACGAGTTCCTGACCAAACAGAAGAACGATCTGGAAGAGGCTGTGGCCAGCATCCACGAACTGATCCGTGAGATGGACGAGAACACGACGCAGATATTCAGCGAGACCTTTGAAGGGGTCAAAAAGAATTTCGTGCGTGTCTTCTCTATCCTGTTCGGACAGGGCACATGCGAGCTGACGCTGACCAACCCCGACGACGTGCTGAACAGCGGAGTGGAGATCTTCATCCAGCCCCCCGGCAAAAGACTTCAGAACATGAACCTGATGTCAGGCGGGGAGAAGGCTATGGGTGCGTGTACGCTCCTTTTCGCTCTGTTCCTCTATCGTCCCACACCCTTCTGTTTCCTCGACGAAATAGATGCACCGCTGGACGACAACAACATCGACAGATTCATCCGCATGGTGCAGACCCTGTCCGCAGACACCCAGTTTGTAATAATCACCCACAACCAGAAGACAATGGCTGAGGCAGACTCAATTTACGGGGTCACAATGCAGGAACCCGGCGTTTCAAGAATCCTGTCAGTTGTGCTTTAA